The proteins below are encoded in one region of Manis pentadactyla isolate mManPen7 chromosome 2, mManPen7.hap1, whole genome shotgun sequence:
- the DRD1 gene encoding D(1A) dopamine receptor — MRTLNTSTMEGAGLVVERDFSFRILTACFLSLLILSTLLGNTLVCAAVIRFRHLRSKVTNFFVISLAVSDLLVAVLVMPWKAVAEIAGFWPFGSFCNIWVAFDIMCSTASILNLCVISVDRYWAISSPFRYERKMTPKAAFILISVAWTLSVLISFIPVQLSWHKAKPTSPSDGNATSLGETTDNCDSSLSRTYAISSSLISFYIPVAIMIVTYTRIYRIAQKQIRRISALERAAVHAKNCQTTTGNGKPVECSQPESSFKMSFKRETKVLKTLSVIMGVFVCCWLPFFILNCMVPFCGSGETKPFCIDSITFDVFVWFGWANSSLNPIIYAFNADFRKAFSTLLGCYRLCPTTNNAIETVSINNNGAVVFSSHHEPRGSISKDCNLVYLIPHAVSSSEDLKKEEAGGIAKPLEKLSPALSVILDYDTDVSLEKIQPITQNGQHPT, encoded by the coding sequence ATGAGGACTCTGAACACCTCTACCATGGAAGGGGCTGGGCTGGTGGTGGAGAGGGACTTCTCCTTCCGCATCCTCACAGCCTGTTTCCTGTCACTGCTCATCCTGTCCACACTTCTGGGTAACACGCTTGTCTGTGCCGCCGTCATCAGGTTCCGACACCTGCGGTCCAAGGTGACCAACTTCTTTGTCATCTCCTTGGCGGTTTCAGATCTCTTGGTGGCTGTGTTGGTCATGCCCTGGAAAGCAGTGGCTGAGATTGCTGGCTTCTGGCCCTTTGGGTCCTTCTGTAACATCTGGGTGGCCTTTGACATCATGTGCTCCACTGCCTCCATCCTCAACCTCTGTGTAATCAGCGTGGACAGGTATTGGGCCATCTCCAGCCCCTTCCGATATGAGAGGAAGATGACCCCCAAGGCAGCCTTCATTTTGATCAGTGTGGCGTGGACCTTGTCTGTACTCATCTCCTTCATCCCAGTGCAGCTCAGCTGGCACAAGGCGAAACCCACAAGCCCCTCTGATGGGAATGCCACTTCCCTGGGCGAGACCACAGACAACTGTGATTCCAGCCTGAGCAGGACATATGCCATTTCATCCTCCCTAATCAGCTTTTACATCCCTGTGGCCATCATGATTGTCACCTATACCCGAATCTACAGGATCGCCCAGAAACAAATACGGCGTATCTCGGCCTTGGAGAGGGCGGCAGTACATGCAAAGAATTGCCAGACCACTACAGGTAATGGAAAACCCGTGGAATGTTCTCAGCCGGAAAGCTCCTTTAAGATGTCCTTCAAAAGAGAGACTAAAGTTCTGAAGACTCTGTCCGTGATCATGGGGGTGTTTGTGTGCTGCTGGCTCCCTTTCTTCATCTTGAACTGCATGGTGCCCTTCTGTGGGTCTGGGGAGACCAAGCCCTTCTGCATTGATTCCATCACCTTTGATGTGTTTGTGTGGTTTGGGTGGGCCAATTCCTCCTTGAACCCCATCATTTATGCCTTTAATGCTGATTTTCGGAAGGCATTTTCAACCCTCTTAGGATGCTACAGACTTTGTCCTACGACAAATAATGCCATAGAGACGGTTAGCATCAATAACAATGGGGCTGTGGTGTTTTCCAGCCATCATGAGCCTCGAGGCTCCATCTCCAAGGACTGCAATCTGGTTTATCTGATCCCACATGCTGTGAGCTCCTCCGAGGACCTGAAAAAGGAGGAGGCAGGTGGAATAGCCAAACCCTTGGAGAAGCTGTCCCCGGCCCTATCCGTCATATTGGACTATGACACAGATGTCTCTCTAGAGAAGAtccagcccatcacacaaaatgGACAGCACCCAACATGA